The DNA sequence AACTAATTAAAAATGCGTTGTTGCGCTTAGCACTGAAGCACAACAACGTATTTTTACGCTAAAATACCAGTCGTTTTTTAAGTGTCAATCTAACTTTTGTTGTCACAGCTTTTCCCTTCTACCTTCTGCTCAAATCCATTATTTGAACTTACTCAGGAATTTGCAAATCTGATAAATATTTGGCACTTTCTTCTGGAAGAGATGGATTAATATACATCCCACTTCCCAACTCAAAACCAGCAGTAATGCCCAAACGAGGAATTATTGCTATATACCAGTGAAAATAATCCTTAGCAAAGGAATCAGTAGGAAGAGAACGAATAGAATAGTTATAATCAGGATTATTTAAACCATAATATAATTTCGCCAACACAGTTTTCAAAGTAACAGCAAGATCGGCAACTTCTGCATCAGTAATTTCATCAAAAGACGAACTATGACGCAGGGGGAAAATCCATATATGAAAAGGAGAAAGTGCCGCATAAGGGATAAAGGCAACAAAGTGTTCGCTCTTTAAAATAATTCTTTTATCTGTGGCTATTTCTTCTCTCACAGTTTGGCAAAACAAGCATTCTCCCGTATCATCAAAAAATCGAATTGCCTCTTCAATCCGAACCCTAATTTGTGTTGGCACAATAGGAGTAGCTGCGATTTGTGAATGCGGGTGTTCTAAGGAAGTTCCTGCTTTTTCGCCATGATTTTTGAAAATTATAATGGCGCGAATTCGGCGATCTTTTCTAATTTCTTGATACCGTTGTCGATACAAAAAAATAATATTGGCTACATCTTCCACAGGTAATAAAGCTGTAGTTAAATCATGGCGAGGATGTTCAATCAATACTTCGTGAATGCCTACGGCTTCCACAGAACGATACATTCCTTGAATTGTCATTATCGGCTCGCCTTCACTGACTAAGGCGGGAAATTTATTAGGAACAGAGCGTACTTTCCAACCATTTCCATCACTAATTCGACCACATTCAATTGGTGTACGTTCTTCATTTCCGGCGCAAAATGGACAGTTAGCACTGTATTGTGGTAAGACAATTTTAGATGGTTTTGGTGTAAGTAATTCATGGGGTCTTTTTGCTCTATCAGTAGCAATAATTACCCAATCTCTAGTAATTAAGTTACGTCTGATTTCTGGCATATTTTTAAGATTTGTTTGACAAATTTGCAATTTGTATAGTAGAGGAGAAAAATACTCCAAACCTACGTTATCTCTGAATTTTTATTTATGCAACAAAGAAGCCCACGACGAATAATCGTGGGGCATTCAATTTCCGATTTTGCTTTTTGGATTTTCGGTTGATTTTCTGGTTATCGCTGCATTGATTTTTGAAAAGCGGGGCGCTCTGTCACCCGTTTCATATAATCTAGAACAGCTGGATATGGACTGAGATCGACTTCTTTCAACATCATTGGAATGAAAGCTAAAAGCGATCCTACTGCTACATCGGCGACAGTAAACTCTTCACCTAGTAAATAAGGTTGTTTTTCCCAGATTGTATTTAATGCAGTCATGAGGCGGGGCATTTCCCGATCGCGGTTTGCCTCCACAAACACCCCAGTCCCTAGTGTAGCGTTAGCAAACAACACCCACTGAGTCAGCGTCGCTTTATACTCTGGGGAACTAGGCAAATTGCCGTACTTTTCCGCGAGATATAGCAGAATCGCCCCTGATTCCCAAAGTTGAAAATCTCCATCCACAATAGCCGGAACTTTTCCGATGGGGTTAATGGCTAAATACTCAGGTTGTTTGTGTTCCCCATTTTTCATGTCTAACAAGACAAACTCATAAGGAACACCCAGTTCTTCTAAATACCATTTCACAATTGCTGCCCGACTAAAGGCACCGCCGTATAGTTTCAACATTTTGGTTAAAATCAGTAACTCAGTTAAAGTGTTTTATGGGTATATTCGTGTTGTTTGACATTATCCTCATTACGAATAATTCGCTGAGAATTTAATACCCGCTTCCGTTCTACAGAGTAATTAAAATCTTGGCGAATTGTACCTTGGGGGATATGGGATTGAGCAGCAG is a window from the Phormidium ambiguum IAM M-71 genome containing:
- the galT gene encoding galactose-1-phosphate uridylyltransferase, with protein sequence MPEIRRNLITRDWVIIATDRAKRPHELLTPKPSKIVLPQYSANCPFCAGNEERTPIECGRISDGNGWKVRSVPNKFPALVSEGEPIMTIQGMYRSVEAVGIHEVLIEHPRHDLTTALLPVEDVANIIFLYRQRYQEIRKDRRIRAIIIFKNHGEKAGTSLEHPHSQIAATPIVPTQIRVRIEEAIRFFDDTGECLFCQTVREEIATDKRIILKSEHFVAFIPYAALSPFHIWIFPLRHSSSFDEITDAEVADLAVTLKTVLAKLYYGLNNPDYNYSIRSLPTDSFAKDYFHWYIAIIPRLGITAGFELGSGMYINPSLPEESAKYLSDLQIPE
- a CDS encoding glutathione S-transferase family protein, giving the protein MLKLYGGAFSRAAIVKWYLEELGVPYEFVLLDMKNGEHKQPEYLAINPIGKVPAIVDGDFQLWESGAILLYLAEKYGNLPSSPEYKATLTQWVLFANATLGTGVFVEANRDREMPRLMTALNTIWEKQPYLLGEEFTVADVAVGSLLAFIPMMLKEVDLSPYPAVLDYMKRVTERPAFQKSMQR